A stretch of Castanea sativa cultivar Marrone di Chiusa Pesio chromosome 2, ASM4071231v1 DNA encodes these proteins:
- the LOC142624177 gene encoding G-type lectin S-receptor-like serine/threonine-protein kinase SD2-5, which produces MPEGIVTSYASHSIPLSLSSVLFAFLSSTTIYMFQIMGVSWACCSLFLFFAFFLTPFPILVTALPAYLPVNSPISWTNGEFDDFENSTTVWTEGYPTANFNYPYAGIILASSYTENESANCGCGFFCNQTCDSSLFALFTLHSNPDYGLTLVGAEVPWSANPNNPVRKNATLKLTSKRGLVLQDADGTIAWSTNIGNKSVAGLLLTDTCNLKLLDENNATIWQSFDHPTDTLVLGQKLVPGQQLTSKGGLFSLSLTSEKGMVAYINSNPPLPYFSRYFGGILRNDIYVQFLNQSLALFTNPSFKPQEKIEIFSIPSSMKYIRFESDGHLRAYDEEWSQKYDVLTPYIDGANCPYPTFCGNYSFCSNGDQCICPPPINGKSYFRHIDDRQPNLGCSLVTPLSCKDSKNHILLELKNITYFPFTNNVKYIHQDYQQMTLENCKHACLRNCSCKAAIYDSILGNCYLQSQIFSLKSNFEETESWFILYIKVQNIPPSQLQLDKPYSPSQLQLDIILGSSLAFAQFLFIGIFVFLFCKEEVVDEGEDYCLDQVTGILTRYSYVDLQAITKNFKNKLGEGGFGTVFEGTLINNTKVAVKRLDGFSQIKKSFLAEVKTIGNIHHFNLVRLIGFCVEKSHKLLVYEYMSKGSLDKWVFHKNPEMLLDWQQRKKIIIDIARGLTYLHDDCRQKIVHLDIKPHNILLDDNFNAKVADFGLSKLVDRDQSQVVTTMRGTPGYMAPEWLSSVITEKVDVYSFGVVLLEILCGRRNVDRSQPEEAMHLLDIFKKNIEENRLLDLVDKCSEDMQLHGAEVVNMMRVAAWCLQNDFTKRPSMSMVVKVLEGAMNIEFDLDCFILNLPLTNMRAGVDDQEVHVVVATPLLPSVLSGPR; this is translated from the coding sequence atgCCAGAAGGAATTGTTACTAGCTATGCTAGTCATTCCATCCCTCTTTCCTTGTCCAGTGTCCtttttgcctttctttcttctacCACCATATACATGTTCCAGATAATGGGTGTAAGCTGGGCTTGCTGtagtctatttcttttctttgctttttttctAACTCCTTTTCCCATCTTAGTGACTGCCCTGCCAGCTTATCTGCCTGTAAACTCTCCTATTTCATGGACCAACGGAGAGTTTGACGATTTTGAAAACTCTACTACTGTATGGACCGAAGGATATCCTACTGCCAATTTTAACTATCCCTATGCGGGAATCATACTTGCCAGTTCCTATACAGAAAATGAATCTGCTAATTGTGGTTGTGGCTTCTTCTGTAATCAAACGTGCGACAGCTCTCTCTTTGCCCTTTTCACTCTTCATTCTAATCCTGATTATGGATTGACATTAGTTGGTGCAGAAGTACCATGGTCTGCCAACCCAAACAATCCGGTTAGAAAAAATGCAACTTTGAAGCTCACTTCAAAAAGAGGTTTAGTATTACAAGATGCTGATGGAACTATAGCTTGGTCCACAAACATCGGCAACAAATCTGTGGCTGGCCTACTCTTAACTGACACGTGCAACCTCAAGCTCTTGGATGAAAATAATGCTACAATTTGGCAGTCTTTTGATCACCCAACAGACACGCTGGTTCTTGGGCAAAAGTTGGTGCCAGGGCAGCAGCTCACTAGCAAAGGAGGATTGTTTTCGCTCTCTCTCACCAGTGAAAAAGGGATGGTTGCTTATATCAATTCTAACCCTCCACTACCCTACTTTTCTCGATATTTCGGAGGTATTCTTCGCAACGACATTTACGTTCAATTTCTTAATCAAAGCTTAGCTCTCTTCACCAATCCATCATTTAAGCCACAggagaaaattgaaatattttcaatacCATCCTCAATGAAGTACATAAGATTTGAGTCCGATGGACACTTGAGAGCGTATGATGAGGAGTGGAGTCAAAAGTATGATGTTCTTACACCATATATTGATGGTGCAAACTGTCCTTACCCTACATTTTGCGGCAATTATAGTTTTTGCTCAAACGGTGATCAGTGTATTTGTCCTCCACCAATAAATGGTAAAAGCTATTTTCGGCATATTGATGACAGGCAGCCTAACCTTGGATGCTCCCTAGTTACTCCCCTGTCTTGTAAAGATTCCAAAAATCACATTCTTTTAGAGCTCAAGAACATCACATACTTCCCCTTTACAAACAACGTCAAATATATACATCAAGACTACCAACAAATGACTTTAGAGAATTGTAAACATGCATGCTTAAGAAATTGTTCGTGCAAAGCTGCTATTTATGATTCAATTTTGGGAAATTGCTATTTACaatcccaaattttttcattgaagtccaattttgaaGAAACAGAGTCTTGGTTTATATTATACATTAAGGTGCAGAATATTCCTCCTTCACAACTCCAGCTTGATAAACCATATTCTCCTTCACAACTCCAGCTTGATATAATATTGGGATCCAGCCTCGCATTTGCGCAGTTTCTTTTTATTGGaatctttgtttttctattttgtaagGAGGAAGTTGTTGATGAAGGTGAGGATTATTGTTTAGATCAAGTAACAGGAATACTCACAAGATATTCTTACGTTGATTTGCAAGCCAtaaccaaaaatttcaaaaacaagctCGGTGAGGGAGGATTTGGCACTGTTTTTGAAGGGACTCTGATCAACAACACTAAAGTTGCAGTGAAGCGTCTTGATGGTTTCAGTCAAATCAAGAAATCATTTTTAGCTGAGGTTAAGACAATTGGCAACATTCATCATTTCAACTTGGTGAGATTAATTGGATTTTGTGTTGAGAAATCTCATAAACTTCTTGTTTATGAGTACATGTCTAAAGGGTCTTTAGATAAATGGGTATTTCACAAAAATCCTGAGATGTTGCTTGATtggcaacaaagaaagaaaatcatcATTGACATAGCAAGGGGGTTAACTTATTTACATGATGATTGTAGGCAAAAGATAGTTCACTTGGATATAAAACCTCATAACATCCTCTTAGATGataattttaatgcaaaagtCGCTGATTTTGGGTTGTCTAAACTAGTTGATCGTGACCAAAGCCAAGTTGTAACAACCATGAGAGGGACACCTGGCTATATGGCTCCAGAATGGTTAAGTTCAGTAATTACTGAAAAAGTAGATGTTTATAGCTTCGGAGTAGTGCTCTTGGAGATATTGTGTGGAAGGAGAAATGTGGATCGCTCTCAACCAGAGGAAGCAATGCATTTACTtgatattttcaagaaaaatattgaggAAAATCGATTGTTGGATTTGGTTGATAAGTGCAGTGAGGATATGCAACTACATGGAGCTGAAGTTGTGAATATGATGAGGGTAGCAGCATGGTGTTTGCAAAATGATTTTACGAAGAGGCCTTCCATGTCCATGGTGGTTAAAGTCTTAGAGGGTGCTATGAATATTGAATTTGACCTAGATTGTTTCATCTTGAATCTACCTTTAACAAACATGAGAGCTGGAGTTGATGATCAAGAAGTGCATGTTGTTGTTGCTACTCCATTATTGCCTTCAGTTTTATCTGGACCACGGTGA
- the LOC142625963 gene encoding large ribosomal subunit protein uL29c, translating to MLSLSIASPSTIIFSPKPHIPIPKSSSSSFNGVKIQKHIRVPPQRVSFSPSSSVVMMSKRLDEMKEIRTKTTEEINEEVVDLKGELLMLRLQKSARNEFKSSDFGRMRKRIARMLTVKRERELEEGINKRLSRKLDRQWKKSIVVRPPPSLKKLQEEEAAAEAEKSA from the exons ATGTTGAGTCTCTCAATTGCCTCACCCTCAACCATCATCTTCTCTCCAAAACCCCACATTCCAATCCCCAAATCCTCATCCTCCTCATTCAATGGCGTTAAGATCCAAAAGCACATTCGCGTGCCTCCCCAAAGGGTCTCGTTCTCTCCATCGTCGTCGGTAGTGATGATGTCGAAGCGGTTggatgaaatgaaagaaataaggACCAAAACCACAGAAGAAATCAACGAGGAGGTAGTGGACCTCAAGGGTGAGCTCCTCATGCTTCGCCTCCAGAAGTCAGCACGGAACGAGTTCAAGTCCAGCGACTTCGGTCGCATGCGCAAAAGG ATTGCTCGTATGCTTACTGTTAAACGGGAAAGAGAGCTCGAGGAGGGAATCAACAAGAGGTTGTCAAGAAAGTTGGACCGACAATGGAAGAAAAGCATTGTAGTCAGACCACCTCCTTCTTTGAAAAAGttgcaagaagaagaagcagctgCAGAAGCTGAGAAATCTGCATGA